The DNA window GGATACGCTCTTCGTGCTGAACCATCAGATCCTTCAGACCGATAACCGGCTTATCCACCGAGCGGGTGGCAATGATGCCCAGCGCGTAGGGGATCTGGATAGCGAAGTGGTTAGTTTGCGCATTCTGATCGGGAATACCAAACAGGGTAAAGGCCGCCGGCGCAGGCTGGGTTTCCCACTCTGCTTCGATAGCCGCCAGTTTGGTTTTCTGCACGTCACCCATTTCGTAACCGGATTCGTCACCCAGCACAATAACGGAGAGGATCGCCGCCATACCGAAGCTGGCTGCGATGGCGAAGGAGCGCTTAGCAAAGGCAAAGTCACGGCCTTTCAGCATGTACCAGGAGCTGATAGCCAGGATAAACATCGCACCGGTGACATAGCCAGACGCCACAGTGTGAACGAATTTCACCTGAGCAACCGGGTTGAGCACCAGTTCGGAGAAGCTGACCATCTCCATACGCATGGTTTCAAAGTTGAAGTCCGATGCGATAGGGTTCTGCATCCAGCCGTTAGCGACGAGGATCCACAGCGCGGAGAGGTTGGAGCCCAGAGCGACCAGCCAGGTGACGGCCATATGCTGAACTTTACCCAGACGATCCCAACCGAAGAAGAACAGACCTACAAAGGTGGATTCGAGGAAGAAGGCCATCAGACCTTCAATGGCCAGCGGCGCACCGAAGATATCGCCCACGTAGTGTGAGTAATACGACCAGTTAGTCCCGAACTGGAACTCCATGGTCAGACCGGTCGCCACACCCAGCGCGAAGTTGATACCAAACAACTTGCCCCAGAATTTGGTCATATCTTTATAAATCTGTTTGCCGGAAAGGACGTAGACCGTTTCCATGATGGCCAGCAGGAACGCCATACCGAGCGTCAGTGGCACAAACAGGAAGTGGTACATCGCGGTCAAGGCAAACTGTAAGCGCGACAGTTCGACTATATCTAACATCATGACTCCTTGCTCATCGCATGAAGACTCCGAAAATGAACCGAGAAGCTCTGGCTCATACGCATGCCCCAATACAAATTTTTATTTGTCGCCCGCCCGGAGCGGGTTTCAACCGAAAGTGAAACCACGCCAGGACAAGGTTACAAATACGTTAACGAAAAACCCAATTGATTCCCCAATATATTACGCCGCAATAACCTTACAATAAATATGTTTTTATTGTTCCAGTTTTACATTTTTCGACGGTGATCAATATATAGCGAAGATGGCCGGTTTAGGCCAATTTGACTTGAGACAATTTAACGTTTTTTGAAGGATTTTTCCAAGCATTAAGTATTGATATAAATCAATTTTTACTCTGCGTGTTAATTATGTAGCTCAATAAAGAATATTGGTAAACCCAATGTTAATGCTGTGTTTAAAGTATGCCTTGATTGGTTACTAAAAAGGGAAAGATGAGAATCATAGGTAATATTATTTAACGCCACAGGAAAAAAATAAAAAAAAGAGCCGATCCGATTAATGCTAGACCGCTCAC is part of the Klebsiella quasipneumoniae subsp. quasipneumoniae genome and encodes:
- the cydA gene encoding cytochrome ubiquinol oxidase subunit I, translating into MLDIVELSRLQFALTAMYHFLFVPLTLGMAFLLAIMETVYVLSGKQIYKDMTKFWGKLFGINFALGVATGLTMEFQFGTNWSYYSHYVGDIFGAPLAIEGLMAFFLESTFVGLFFFGWDRLGKVQHMAVTWLVALGSNLSALWILVANGWMQNPIASDFNFETMRMEMVSFSELVLNPVAQVKFVHTVASGYVTGAMFILAISSWYMLKGRDFAFAKRSFAIAASFGMAAILSVIVLGDESGYEMGDVQKTKLAAIEAEWETQPAPAAFTLFGIPDQNAQTNHFAIQIPYALGIIATRSVDKPVIGLKDLMVQHEERIRNGMKAYALLEQLRAGSTDQAVRDQFNNVKKDLGYGLLLKRYTPNVADATEEQIAKATKDSIPSVAPLYFAFRIMVACGILMLLIIGASFWSVIRNRIGEKKWLLRAAFYGLPLPWIAVESGWFVAEYGRQPWAIGEVLPTAVANSSLTAGDLIFSMLLICGLYTLFLVAELFLMFKFARKGPSSLKTGRYHFEQSSAAIQSAR